One genomic segment of Pyruvatibacter mobilis includes these proteins:
- a CDS encoding disulfide bond formation protein B: MMKRLLAMIPPRRAPLVTLTIVLATIAGFLVFEHLLGYVPCALCLEQRWPYYIALPIILAAWFVSREANLGRWPTWLMALVGVIFVVSAILGLRHAGVEWGWWEGPADCGGGAGAMSGSIADLNAALSGNTTIVPCDKAAWRFLGISLAGYNFLISLALAAVSFIPAYAAWKERHET; encoded by the coding sequence ATGATGAAGCGTCTTCTGGCCATGATCCCGCCCCGCCGCGCCCCGCTCGTGACGCTGACCATTGTGCTGGCCACCATTGCGGGCTTTCTGGTTTTCGAGCACCTGCTGGGATATGTGCCCTGCGCCCTGTGCCTCGAACAGCGGTGGCCCTACTACATTGCCCTTCCGATTATCCTGGCGGCCTGGTTCGTATCCCGCGAAGCCAATCTCGGGCGCTGGCCGACCTGGCTGATGGCACTGGTAGGCGTCATTTTCGTTGTCAGCGCCATTCTGGGCCTGCGCCATGCGGGCGTTGAATGGGGCTGGTGGGAAGGTCCGGCTGATTGCGGCGGCGGCGCCGGGGCGATGTCCGGCTCGATCGCCGATCTCAATGCCGCCCTCTCCGGCAACACAACCATTGTGCCGTGCGACAAAGCTGCCTGGCGCTTTCTTGGCATTTCACTGGCGGGATATAACTTTCTTATCTCACTGGCACTGGCGGCAGTGAGCTTCATTCCCGCCTATGCGGCCTGGAAGGAAAGGCACGAAACATGA
- a CDS encoding HNH endonuclease, producing MVRSGQVSPESCPALVLNADYRPLSYYPLSLWSWQDTIKAVFLDRVNILDHYDRAVSSPSFEMQLPSVVSLKTYVKPARYPAFTRFNVFLRDKFSCQYCGARSELTFDHVIPRSRGGLTTWDNVVAACSPCNLRKANKLPTEIGMIPYESPIRPTVHELHHNGRAFPPNYLHESWQDYLYWDSELEP from the coding sequence ATGGTGCGATCAGGCCAGGTATCGCCTGAGAGTTGCCCGGCCCTTGTGCTGAATGCGGACTATCGGCCGCTCAGCTACTACCCTCTCTCCCTCTGGTCCTGGCAGGACACCATCAAGGCTGTCTTCCTCGACCGGGTAAACATCCTTGATCACTACGACCGTGCTGTCAGCAGCCCCTCCTTCGAGATGCAGCTGCCCAGCGTGGTGTCGCTCAAGACCTATGTGAAGCCCGCGCGCTACCCGGCGTTCACACGCTTCAACGTGTTCCTGCGCGACAAGTTCTCCTGTCAGTATTGCGGTGCCCGCAGCGAACTGACCTTCGATCATGTCATCCCGCGCTCGCGCGGCGGTCTTACCACCTGGGACAATGTGGTTGCTGCCTGCAGCCCCTGCAATCTGCGTAAGGCCAACAAGCTGCCCACCGAGATCGGTATGATCCCCTACGAGTCGCCGATCCGCCCGACAGTTCACGAGCTGCACCACAATGGGCGCGCCTTCCCGCCCAACTACCTGCATGAGAGCTGGCAGGATTATCTTTACTGGGATAGCGAACTCGAGCCGTAG
- a CDS encoding DNA-3-methyladenine glycosylase family protein — MSTIRTNKDVAAACEALADQCAHMAEALDVCGGPPPLRRRPAGFETLARILVGQQLSVASAAAIWSRVEQGLGEVTADAVIAHTDEDLRAMGLSRPKQRYLRATAEAVAEGSLDLKRLSRMDDREAHEQLVAVKGIGPWTADIYLLMGLGRPDVFPAGDLALQAAAQRLLNKRTRPDAEGLLKIARRWQPHRGVAARVLWAYYSVPPV, encoded by the coding sequence ATGAGCACCATACGGACAAACAAGGACGTTGCTGCCGCGTGTGAGGCATTGGCCGACCAATGCGCGCATATGGCTGAGGCATTGGATGTCTGCGGCGGCCCGCCGCCTTTACGCCGCCGTCCCGCTGGGTTTGAGACCCTGGCGCGCATCCTGGTCGGGCAGCAATTGTCTGTCGCCAGTGCGGCGGCCATCTGGTCCCGGGTTGAGCAGGGGCTGGGCGAGGTAACGGCGGATGCGGTGATCGCCCATACCGATGAAGACTTGCGCGCAATGGGCCTTTCACGCCCCAAGCAACGCTATCTTCGCGCCACGGCTGAAGCTGTGGCGGAGGGCTCGCTCGATCTCAAGCGCCTGTCCCGCATGGATGACCGGGAAGCGCATGAGCAGCTTGTCGCGGTCAAGGGCATTGGTCCGTGGACTGCGGACATCTATCTGCTGATGGGCCTTGGCAGGCCGGATGTGTTTCCTGCCGGTGATCTTGCCCTGCAGGCTGCCGCTCAACGCCTTTTGAACAAGCGCACCCGTCCGGATGCGGAAGGGCTCCTCAAGATCGCGCGCCGCTGGCAGCCCCATCGTGGGGTAGCCGCCCGCGTCCTGTGGGCCTATTACTCCGTGCCGCCCGTTTAG
- a CDS encoding acyl-CoA dehydrogenase family protein: MSLAEHHTSSASAPSGITARAATAAEAARAYLAAAREVVSARVAPGGKVDAALLEREQVAAHGLAWTATYVETLTQLADYLARMESQGTLTAMEEALAGLAIGEYVAELTGGLPMSQGEILRPADMGVAQDAVDALTDATAGLFTEAASAEARVALARMIEADSSGFYGNAGLDETLDLVRSQFRRFADDKVTPFAHQWHLKDDLIPLEVIREMSELGVFGLTIPENAGGLGMGKIAMCVVSEELSRGYIGVGSLGTRSEIAAELIMAGGTEEQKARLLPKIASGEILPTAVFTEPNTGSDLASLRTRAMKSGDSYVITGNKTWITHAARADMMTLLARSNPDAPGYKGLSMFLVEKPRGTDAEPFPLEGMSGGEIGVLGYRGMKEYEIGFDGVEVPASALLGGEEGRGFKQLMATFESARIQTAARAVGVAQAALDLGLAYATERQQFGKALINFPRVAGKLAMMAAEILAARQLTYFAAREKDQGHRCDLEAGMAKLLGARVAWAAADNALQIHGGNGFALEYPVSRVLCDARILNIFEGAAEIQAQVIARRLLES; encoded by the coding sequence ATGAGCCTGGCCGAACACCACACCTCTTCCGCCTCCGCCCCGTCCGGCATCACGGCCCGCGCGGCAACTGCCGCAGAGGCTGCCCGCGCCTATCTGGCCGCGGCACGGGAGGTGGTGTCTGCCCGCGTGGCCCCCGGCGGCAAGGTTGATGCAGCTTTGCTTGAGCGCGAGCAGGTCGCCGCGCACGGCCTGGCCTGGACGGCCACCTATGTGGAAACGCTGACCCAGCTGGCGGACTATCTGGCCCGCATGGAAAGCCAGGGCACGCTGACGGCGATGGAAGAGGCGCTGGCCGGACTCGCCATCGGCGAATATGTGGCCGAACTGACCGGCGGCCTGCCCATGAGCCAGGGCGAAATCCTGCGCCCCGCGGATATGGGTGTGGCGCAGGATGCGGTTGATGCGCTGACTGACGCCACAGCCGGGCTGTTCACAGAGGCCGCCTCCGCTGAAGCGCGGGTTGCCCTGGCACGAATGATCGAGGCGGATAGCTCGGGCTTTTACGGCAATGCCGGGCTGGATGAGACCCTGGACCTCGTACGCAGCCAGTTCCGCCGCTTTGCCGATGACAAAGTCACGCCCTTCGCCCATCAATGGCACCTCAAGGACGACCTCATTCCCCTTGAGGTCATCCGCGAAATGTCCGAGCTGGGTGTCTTCGGCCTGACAATCCCTGAAAATGCAGGCGGGCTGGGCATGGGCAAGATCGCCATGTGCGTCGTGTCCGAGGAACTGAGCCGCGGCTATATTGGCGTCGGCTCCCTCGGCACCCGCTCGGAGATTGCCGCCGAACTCATCATGGCGGGTGGCACCGAAGAGCAAAAGGCGCGCCTGCTGCCGAAGATCGCCTCCGGCGAAATCCTGCCCACTGCCGTTTTCACCGAACCCAATACGGGCTCGGACCTCGCAAGCCTGCGGACGCGCGCCATGAAGTCCGGCGACAGCTATGTCATCACCGGCAACAAGACGTGGATTACCCACGCAGCCCGCGCCGACATGATGACCCTGCTGGCCCGCTCCAACCCGGATGCGCCGGGCTATAAGGGCCTGTCCATGTTCCTCGTGGAAAAACCGCGTGGCACCGACGCCGAGCCATTCCCCCTTGAGGGCATGAGCGGCGGGGAAATCGGCGTGCTCGGCTATCGCGGCATGAAGGAATATGAGATCGGTTTTGATGGCGTCGAGGTGCCCGCGTCCGCCCTGCTCGGCGGCGAGGAAGGCCGCGGCTTCAAGCAGCTTATGGCAACATTCGAAAGCGCCCGCATTCAGACAGCGGCCCGCGCCGTGGGCGTGGCGCAGGCAGCGCTTGATTTGGGTCTGGCCTACGCCACCGAAAGGCAGCAATTCGGCAAGGCGCTGATCAACTTCCCCCGCGTTGCCGGCAAACTCGCCATGATGGCGGCTGAAATCCTCGCCGCCCGTCAGCTCACTTACTTCGCTGCCCGTGAAAAGGACCAGGGACATCGCTGCGACCTTGAGGCAGGCATGGCCAAGCTGCTGGGCGCACGCGTGGCCTGGGCTGCTGCCGACAATGCGCTGCAGATCCATGGCGGCAACGGCTTCGCCCTCGAATATCCAGTCAGCCGTGTCCTCTGCGATGCCCGCATTCTCAACATTTTCGAAGGGGCTGCCGAAATCCAGGCGCAGGTAATTGCCCGCCGGTTGCTCGAGAGCTGA
- a CDS encoding demethoxyubiquinone hydroxylase family protein, whose translation MTASASKTATAKTMSSADLAGNAVIKRRLHEMIRVDHAGESGAVRIYEGQLAVFRAAKPRAKIVQDLEHMAEDEEIHLDAFNKVVTEEGVRPTLMNPIWGAAGFAMGAVTALMGEKAAHACTAAVEEVIDEHYQAQIRELDQEGAEPELRDMVEKFRLEEIEHKEKAIAEGAEETPGYPVLSGAIKAACRLAIRVSEKI comes from the coding sequence ATGACCGCATCTGCGTCAAAAACCGCGACAGCGAAGACGATGTCGAGCGCTGACCTCGCTGGCAATGCGGTCATCAAGCGCCGACTGCACGAGATGATCCGTGTGGACCATGCAGGGGAGTCCGGTGCCGTCCGCATTTATGAGGGCCAGCTTGCCGTGTTCCGTGCCGCCAAGCCACGCGCCAAGATCGTGCAGGATCTGGAGCACATGGCGGAAGACGAGGAAATCCACCTCGACGCCTTCAATAAGGTGGTGACCGAAGAAGGCGTGCGGCCGACGCTGATGAACCCTATCTGGGGCGCCGCCGGCTTCGCCATGGGCGCTGTGACAGCACTGATGGGGGAAAAAGCAGCCCATGCCTGCACGGCGGCCGTGGAAGAAGTGATCGACGAACACTACCAGGCCCAAATCCGTGAACTGGACCAGGAAGGCGCAGAACCGGAGCTGCGCGACATGGTGGAGAAGTTCCGTCTCGAGGAGATCGAGCACAAGGAAAAGGCCATCGCGGAAGGGGCAGAAGAAACGCCCGGCTACCCGGTCCTCTCCGGAGCCATCAAGGCCGCTTGCCGCCTGGCCATCCGCGTATCTGAAAAGATCTGA
- the gluQRS gene encoding tRNA glutamyl-Q(34) synthetase GluQRS yields the protein MTIRLATRFAPSPNGHLHPGHAFSALTAWDWACAHDARFILRIEDTDRTRSRREFETSQIEDLRWLGLDWEEPVRRQSDHLPDYERGLDRLRDLGLVYPCFCTRKDISASALAPHGPDGVIYPGTCRGLPKDVRDTKQAEGMAFALRLDVARAVEVAERLSGNRLTFTEEGAGPDGETGRLPVDPRPMGDAVLARKDGVIAYHLAVVMDDAAQGITHVIRGQDLFFATPLHRVLQVLLDLPEPRYRHHGLILDETGERMAKRRGSKSLADLRAEGKTPDDIRRMVGLA from the coding sequence ATGACGATACGCCTGGCTACCCGCTTCGCACCCAGCCCGAACGGACACCTGCATCCCGGCCACGCCTTCTCGGCGCTGACCGCATGGGATTGGGCGTGCGCCCATGATGCACGGTTCATCCTCCGCATCGAAGATACGGACCGGACCCGCAGCCGACGTGAATTTGAAACATCCCAGATCGAAGACCTGCGCTGGCTTGGACTTGACTGGGAAGAGCCTGTCCGCCGCCAGTCAGACCATCTGCCCGACTATGAGAGAGGTCTTGATAGGCTGCGTGACCTCGGCCTTGTCTATCCCTGCTTCTGCACCCGCAAGGACATCAGCGCTTCCGCCCTTGCCCCGCACGGGCCGGACGGCGTGATCTATCCCGGCACCTGCAGGGGGCTGCCGAAGGATGTGCGGGACACAAAACAGGCTGAGGGGATGGCTTTCGCGCTGCGCCTCGATGTGGCGCGGGCAGTGGAGGTGGCCGAGAGGCTTTCCGGCAATCGCCTGACCTTCACCGAGGAAGGCGCTGGCCCGGACGGCGAGACAGGCAGACTGCCGGTTGACCCCCGCCCCATGGGCGACGCGGTGCTGGCACGCAAGGATGGTGTCATCGCCTATCACCTCGCCGTGGTGATGGACGATGCAGCGCAGGGCATTACCCATGTCATCCGCGGACAGGACCTGTTTTTCGCGACCCCCCTGCACAGGGTCCTGCAGGTGCTGCTGGACCTGCCCGAACCGCGTTACCGGCATCACGGATTGATCCTGGACGAGACGGGCGAGCGGATGGCCAAGCGGCGCGGGTCCAAATCCCTGGCGGACCTGAGAGCGGAAGGCAAGACGCCGGATGACATACGCCGCATGGTGGGGCTGGCCTGA
- a CDS encoding alpha/beta hydrolase, with protein sequence MSSELDGPRLAPANGGPADRLVVLVHGYGADGNDLIALGNHWRTLMPSAAFVAPNGPQRCDGNPMGYQWFPITRLDPVELLKGVESAAPLLDAFIDQELEANGLDGSRLALVGFSQGTMMSLHVGTRRVPGPVGILGYSGALVAPEKLADVPSRPPVMLIHGDADDMLPVQAMHAAAGALGDADFAVRWHVARGVGHGIDPEGLELGGRFIADCFA encoded by the coding sequence ATGTCCTCCGAACTGGATGGTCCCCGTCTTGCTCCCGCCAATGGCGGACCCGCCGACCGGCTGGTGGTGCTCGTGCATGGCTATGGCGCGGACGGCAACGACCTGATCGCGCTTGGTAATCACTGGCGCACATTGATGCCGTCGGCGGCATTCGTGGCCCCCAACGGTCCGCAGCGCTGCGACGGCAACCCGATGGGCTATCAGTGGTTTCCCATCACCCGCCTTGATCCTGTGGAACTGCTCAAGGGCGTTGAAAGTGCGGCGCCGCTGCTTGATGCCTTTATCGATCAGGAACTTGAGGCCAATGGGCTGGATGGTTCCCGGCTGGCGCTGGTCGGCTTTTCGCAAGGCACCATGATGTCCCTGCATGTGGGGACGCGGCGGGTGCCGGGACCGGTCGGCATTCTCGGATATTCAGGTGCGCTGGTGGCGCCCGAAAAGCTGGCTGATGTGCCCTCCCGGCCGCCGGTCATGCTCATTCATGGTGACGCGGATGACATGCTGCCGGTCCAGGCCATGCATGCTGCTGCCGGTGCGCTGGGCGACGCGGATTTTGCGGTGCGCTGGCATGTGGCGCGCGGTGTCGGCCACGGCATCGACCCGGAAGGGCTGGAGCTCGGCGGCCGCTTCATTGCCGACTGTTTTGCCTGA
- a CDS encoding DNA-directed RNA polymerase — protein sequence MAEYIHPMKDTQLELEEAMAVATRDAFYKEIEAARAEGREAETGYGRHILKHSVLPVAEAITEWLEKAQSGRPGRKHLAVKYLTQIEADVAAYLALKEILDKFTGAGAVFTKTALAIATSIEDELRFRKFREEARADFDASQKRLSAARAQNRERKKTLLRLMANRNNVSWDNWPKRDKLHLGTLLIEMVRNVTGFIEVKRMTVGIKETQYVIQPTPQAIEWIDRANANLELMAPKYWPMVCPPKRWSNPWNGGYWSGFLRRIPLVKSHNRHYLEELAEIDMPEVYDAINAMQETPWKVNGRVLSVLKEALETNLEIGSLPPVEDLDLPPVPEDIDTNDDAKKEWKKRASRVYGENLRIRSKRMQVRRTARLAEQFAEYPEVFFPYQLDFRGRAYAVPLFLNPQGPDYAKALLTFAHGKPIGDGPGAGWLAIHGANVYGEDKVSLEERITWIEDRSAQIMAVDEDPWAPESIAFWGEADKPWQFLAFCFEWAGYLREGASFVSSLPVNLDGSCNGLQHYSAALRDPEGGAAVNLIPSEVPQDIYGLVAEKAKAELRLLCSHNGAEGEPGSPEWMARKLLDFGINRKVTKKAVMCLPYGLTQYSARDYIEEGLRSIAEPGQSPFAHSKVVHDREIEAEGWWEAASFLTPIVWGAIEDTVRGASDAMEWLQKTARYGAKEGLPISWTTPDGFYVEQRYAQMKENRVKTIIDGETVKLSLQEELPDIDRRKMSSAIAPNWVHSMDATALRQFVVLARDNGLRHFALVHDSYGTVATDVQLMSVCLRRAFVDMYEEHDVLAEFQQEIAAMLSQEDRRELPPVPAKGDLDIALVEESDFFFA from the coding sequence ATGGCCGAATACATCCACCCCATGAAGGACACGCAGCTTGAACTTGAGGAGGCCATGGCCGTGGCCACCCGCGACGCCTTCTATAAGGAGATCGAGGCTGCCCGTGCGGAGGGACGCGAGGCGGAGACCGGGTATGGCCGCCACATCCTCAAGCACTCAGTCCTGCCGGTGGCCGAAGCGATCACCGAATGGCTGGAGAAGGCTCAGTCGGGTCGTCCGGGGCGTAAGCACCTGGCCGTGAAGTACCTCACCCAGATCGAGGCTGACGTGGCCGCGTACCTGGCCCTCAAGGAAATCCTCGACAAGTTCACCGGGGCCGGGGCGGTCTTCACCAAGACGGCCTTGGCCATCGCCACGTCCATCGAGGATGAGCTTCGTTTCCGGAAGTTCCGGGAGGAGGCACGAGCCGATTTCGACGCCTCCCAGAAGCGCCTCAGCGCCGCCCGTGCCCAGAACCGTGAGCGCAAGAAGACGCTCCTCCGGCTCATGGCCAACCGCAACAACGTCTCATGGGACAACTGGCCCAAGCGGGACAAGCTGCATCTGGGGACCCTCCTGATCGAGATGGTCCGCAACGTGACCGGCTTCATCGAGGTCAAGCGGATGACCGTGGGGATCAAGGAGACCCAGTACGTCATCCAGCCGACGCCGCAGGCGATCGAGTGGATCGACCGGGCCAACGCGAACCTCGAACTCATGGCCCCAAAGTATTGGCCCATGGTCTGCCCGCCGAAGCGTTGGTCCAACCCGTGGAATGGGGGTTATTGGAGCGGGTTCCTCCGCCGCATCCCCCTCGTCAAGAGTCACAACCGGCACTATCTGGAGGAACTGGCCGAGATCGACATGCCCGAGGTCTATGACGCCATCAATGCGATGCAGGAGACCCCGTGGAAGGTGAACGGACGGGTCCTGTCGGTCCTCAAGGAGGCCCTTGAGACCAACCTGGAGATCGGCAGCCTGCCTCCGGTCGAGGACCTTGACCTCCCACCGGTCCCGGAGGACATCGACACCAACGACGACGCCAAGAAGGAGTGGAAGAAGCGGGCGTCCCGTGTCTATGGGGAGAACCTGCGCATCCGGTCGAAGCGGATGCAGGTCCGTCGCACGGCCCGTCTTGCCGAGCAGTTTGCGGAGTATCCGGAAGTGTTCTTCCCGTATCAGCTTGACTTCCGGGGCCGCGCCTACGCTGTCCCCCTGTTCCTCAACCCGCAGGGTCCGGACTATGCCAAGGCTCTGCTCACCTTCGCCCATGGCAAGCCCATTGGAGACGGTCCCGGCGCTGGCTGGCTGGCCATCCACGGGGCCAACGTCTATGGCGAGGACAAGGTATCCCTTGAGGAGCGGATCACGTGGATCGAGGATCGCTCCGCGCAGATCATGGCTGTGGACGAGGACCCTTGGGCACCAGAGTCCATTGCCTTCTGGGGGGAGGCCGACAAGCCCTGGCAGTTCCTGGCCTTCTGCTTTGAGTGGGCCGGGTATCTGCGGGAAGGCGCGTCGTTCGTCTCGTCCCTACCGGTCAATCTGGACGGCTCGTGCAACGGTCTCCAGCACTACTCGGCTGCCCTACGTGATCCGGAGGGGGGCGCTGCCGTGAACCTGATCCCATCGGAGGTCCCGCAGGACATCTATGGGCTGGTCGCGGAGAAGGCCAAGGCCGAATTGCGTCTTCTTTGTTCCCACAACGGAGCAGAAGGCGAGCCGGGGTCCCCGGAGTGGATGGCCCGCAAGCTCCTCGACTTCGGGATCAACCGGAAGGTCACGAAGAAGGCCGTCATGTGCCTGCCCTACGGGCTGACCCAGTATTCCGCACGGGACTACATCGAGGAGGGTCTCCGCTCCATCGCGGAGCCGGGGCAATCTCCCTTCGCTCACTCCAAGGTCGTCCATGATCGGGAGATCGAGGCAGAGGGGTGGTGGGAAGCCGCCAGCTTCCTGACCCCGATTGTATGGGGGGCCATCGAGGACACCGTGCGGGGCGCTTCCGATGCCATGGAGTGGCTCCAGAAGACCGCACGGTACGGTGCCAAGGAGGGTCTCCCCATTTCGTGGACCACGCCTGACGGCTTCTATGTCGAGCAGCGCTACGCCCAGATGAAGGAGAACCGGGTCAAGACCATCATTGACGGGGAGACCGTCAAGCTCTCCCTCCAGGAGGAACTCCCGGATATCGACCGGCGCAAGATGTCGTCGGCCATCGCTCCCAACTGGGTCCACTCAATGGACGCCACCGCCCTGCGTCAGTTCGTTGTGCTGGCACGGGACAATGGCCTCCGCCACTTCGCTTTGGTCCACGACTCCTACGGAACCGTGGCGACTGACGTGCAGCTCATGAGTGTCTGCCTCCGGCGGGCCTTCGTGGATATGTACGAGGAGCACGATGTCCTCGCTGAGTTCCAGCAGGAGATCGCGGCGATGTTGTCACAGGAGGATCGGAGGGAACTCCCGCCGGTCCCAGCCAAGGGCGACCTCGACATCGCACTGGTGGAGGAGTCCGACTTCTTTTTCGCCTGA
- a CDS encoding ssDNA-binding protein: MADKKRELITTVIGPGIAAYTYIAKPDTQGKYADNKHKITLVVDQDAPFVEKFKAKCLEAAKREWPKAKPEKVVLPLADGDDRTDKDGNPKEEFAGKYLITAKTSKKTFQTVDAKRGAIPKSKIRAGDEVKVSVTLNPCVVSGVKRVALWLNGVQLITKNNDGGSFDTGFEDEEGYVASEDETFEDEDEEADQDSDGGEEDDDDDDF, from the coding sequence ATGGCAGACAAGAAGCGCGAACTGATTACCACGGTGATCGGTCCGGGCATCGCGGCGTACACCTACATTGCAAAGCCCGACACTCAGGGTAAGTACGCTGACAACAAGCACAAGATCACCCTGGTCGTGGATCAGGACGCCCCCTTCGTTGAGAAGTTCAAGGCCAAGTGTCTCGAAGCCGCGAAGCGTGAGTGGCCGAAGGCGAAGCCGGAGAAGGTCGTTCTCCCACTGGCCGATGGCGATGATCGCACTGACAAGGACGGCAACCCGAAGGAGGAGTTCGCGGGCAAGTACCTGATTACCGCGAAGACCTCCAAGAAGACGTTCCAGACCGTTGACGCGAAGCGCGGGGCTATCCCGAAGTCCAAAATCCGCGCAGGTGATGAGGTCAAAGTGAGCGTGACGCTGAACCCGTGCGTCGTCTCCGGTGTGAAGCGTGTCGCCCTCTGGCTGAACGGCGTCCAGCTCATCACCAAGAACAATGACGGCGGGTCCTTCGATACCGGCTTCGAGGACGAGGAAGGCTACGTCGCTTCCGAAGACGAGACGTTCGAGGACGAAGACGAAGAAGCCGATCAGGACTCTGATGGCGGCGAAGAAGACGACGACGACGACGACTTCTGA
- a CDS encoding AEC family transporter, which translates to MPMLDVAYSLVLPVFGVVVVGYVAARFGWFSDSATDGLDKFVFTFAIPALLFRALANTDIPDTLPWGLWGSYYGGILIVWAIGIAVAMALLRRPFKDAIIIGFGGGFSNTVMLGIPIILVAFGDEASVPLFLILAFHGLTVFTICTFLLEMAQAAERHDGTARPDPKRILLDSLKGMARNPLIWALGSGVIFGQTGLTLPGPVDGVLEKLGQAGIPCALFAMGATLSRYEIRRSVGAASQIAVIKLGLHPLIVFALGSYVFALPVMWLKVATVMAAVPSGVYTFIMANRYQAAPGAASSAVVLTTGLSLITLSAVLTWALTF; encoded by the coding sequence ATGCCCATGCTCGATGTTGCCTATTCCCTCGTGCTGCCCGTCTTCGGCGTGGTGGTGGTCGGTTATGTGGCGGCCCGGTTCGGCTGGTTTTCCGACAGCGCGACGGACGGGCTGGACAAGTTCGTTTTCACCTTTGCCATTCCGGCGCTCCTGTTCCGAGCGCTGGCGAATACGGACATTCCCGATACGCTGCCCTGGGGGCTGTGGGGCAGCTATTACGGCGGCATCCTGATCGTCTGGGCCATTGGTATCGCCGTGGCCATGGCCTTGCTGAGGCGGCCCTTCAAGGATGCGATCATCATCGGCTTCGGCGGCGGCTTCTCCAACACGGTGATGCTCGGCATACCAATCATTCTCGTCGCATTCGGGGATGAGGCGTCGGTACCACTTTTTCTGATCCTCGCCTTTCACGGGCTCACGGTGTTCACCATCTGCACTTTCCTGCTTGAAATGGCGCAGGCGGCGGAGCGCCATGACGGCACCGCGCGGCCCGACCCGAAGCGCATCCTGCTCGACAGTCTCAAGGGCATGGCCCGCAATCCGCTGATCTGGGCGCTCGGCTCCGGCGTCATCTTCGGGCAGACCGGGCTCACCCTGCCGGGGCCGGTGGACGGGGTGCTTGAGAAGCTGGGACAGGCCGGCATCCCCTGTGCACTGTTTGCCATGGGCGCCACCCTGTCGCGCTACGAAATCCGCCGCTCGGTCGGGGCGGCGTCGCAAATTGCGGTGATCAAGCTCGGTCTGCACCCGCTGATCGTCTTTGCGCTCGGGAGCTATGTATTCGCGCTGCCAGTGATGTGGCTCAAGGTCGCCACTGTCATGGCGGCGGTGCCGTCGGGGGTTTACACATTCATCATGGCCAACCGCTATCAGGCGGCGCCGGGGGCTGCCTCAAGCGCGGTGGTGCTCACCACAGGCCTGTCGCTGATCACGCTGTCGGCGGTGCTGACCTGGGCGCTGACTTTCTGA
- a CDS encoding exopolysaccharide biosynthesis protein, translated as MTETGEPKQTSQLLDEAIAAFEGDSVPLGALLDALAERAFGMVLLVLALPCAIPFLYGVPQIMSLPMVFVAVQLAAGRHTLWLPESLRRRTIGKANLTDMMDKARPWLRRFERISRPRLGFLTKSPMEQVVGLLFVLFSLTIMIPLPATNTVPGIAIAIASLGFIERDGVLVVLGSLLGIAWTLFLVSVAGGAVALISDAVNAIGA; from the coding sequence ATGACCGAAACTGGCGAGCCGAAACAGACATCCCAATTGCTCGACGAAGCCATTGCGGCCTTCGAGGGCGACAGCGTGCCCCTTGGTGCGCTGCTGGATGCGCTTGCCGAGCGGGCATTCGGCATGGTGCTGCTGGTGCTGGCCCTGCCCTGCGCAATCCCTTTCCTCTACGGCGTGCCGCAGATCATGTCGCTGCCGATGGTCTTCGTGGCCGTCCAGCTGGCGGCGGGACGTCATACGCTCTGGCTGCCGGAGAGCCTGCGCCGCCGCACCATCGGCAAGGCGAACCTGACCGACATGATGGACAAGGCGCGCCCCTGGCTGCGCCGCTTCGAGCGCATCAGCCGACCCCGGCTGGGCTTTCTCACCAAGAGCCCGATGGAACAGGTGGTGGGCCTGCTTTTCGTGCTTTTCTCTCTCACCATCATGATCCCCCTGCCGGCAACCAACACGGTGCCGGGCATCGCCATCGCGATTGCCTCCCTCGGCTTCATCGAGCGAGACGGGGTGCTGGTGGTGCTGGGATCCCTCCTCGGTATCGCCTGGACGCTGTTCCTGGTGAGCGTGGCCGGCGGCGCCGTGGCGCTGATCTCGGACGCTGTGAACGCGATCGGAGCCTGA